The following DNA comes from Dehalococcoidales bacterium.
CGGCCTGACTCCGCACCAGATTAACTATCAGGTCAACCAGGTAAGAGTCGGGATTCGGCAGCGGAGCTGGCTCTACCGTAAGGACCGCCCGCCTACAGTCGTCACTAATAAAAAAGTGATAATCATTGATGATGGCCTGGCTTCCGGTTATACCATGATGGCAGCGGTGGCATCGGTACGCCGCCGTCAGCCCGAGGAGATAATTGTGGCGGTACCCGCCGCCTCGGCGGCTGCTCTGGAGAAACTGGAAAAGGTTGCTGATAGAGTGGTGACCCTGGCAGTGGGCACCAAATCCAGGTTTTTTGTGGCTGATTTCTACCGTTACTGGCATGACCTGAGCAGTGACGAGGTCATCAGCTGCCTGCGGGAATGGCGGAAGCGGCGTTTCCGGCAGGATATTAAATCCTCGCCGGACAAGCAATCAGTTGAGTAGTGTTGCGGTTTATCTCCGGTCTCCTCGTCCGCTTTCGTCATAAAATTCGTTTCGAGGTAGTGTTGCCATAACCCGGTTTAAGTGGTATAGTAGAGGACAAAGAGCCAAAGTTTTAGACCTTTAAGTTGGCCCCGAGAGGCTAGCAAGGGGAAATAAGACCGATTGCACGGAGCCTCTTGCTAGCGATAGTAAGAGGCTGTTTTTATGACAGAAAAGACCATCATGACCCCGGAAGATATCAGGCGCAGCCTGGCGCGTATCGCTCATGAGATAATCGAGCGCAACCGGACTACCGAGGGTCTGGTGCTGGTCGGTCTGCACACTCGCGGCGTGCCTCTGGCGCAACGCCTGGCGGCTAACCTGGAAGCCTTTATGGGGCTGAGGGTACCGGTCGGCAGCCTGGATATCAGTCTCCACCGGGATGATATTTCTTTCCTGGACCCCCGACCTCGCACTCCCCGTA
Coding sequences within:
- a CDS encoding phosphoribosyltransferase family protein, producing MLLGRDSDREQSLFENRYDAGRQLAMKLLDYKGQSVVVLAIPNGGVPIALEVALSLEAELDLVISRKIPLPLNPEAGFGAVADDGTVILNEEAVKAIGLTPHQINYQVNQVRVGIRQRSWLYRKDRPPTVVTNKKVIIIDDGLASGYTMMAAVASVRRRQPEEIIVAVPAASAAALEKLEKVADRVVTLAVGTKSRFFVADFYRYWHDLSSDEVISCLREWRKRRFRQDIKSSPDKQSVE